Proteins from one Podospora pseudocomata strain CBS 415.72m chromosome 4, whole genome shotgun sequence genomic window:
- the RPB2 gene encoding DNA-directed RNA polymerase II subunit RPB2 (EggNog:ENOG503NW78; COG:K): MADYATQSQSYGGYGDEFDDDNNYENGDELGVDQDEAAITPEDCWDVISAYFDMKGLVSQQIDSFDEFTSSTIQSLVDEYADLTLDHPNPGDDQGRDIALRRYDIHFGNVMISKPTLTEISGETTSLLPYECRDRNLTYSAPMYCKVSKRARVAINEPVPLNELDDEQHELMRETGEHPMTIRWEEEESDMPGEGSKGENDRGDLIFLGKLPVMVKSQICHLYGEDDESLFVLNECPYDQGGYFIINGSEKVLIAQERSAANIVQVFKKPPGGSVSYQAEIRSALEKGSRLISSLQMKLHTKASNEKGRLANTVSVTLPYVREDVSLAIVFRALGIVSDEDILNHICYDRKDTQMLEALRPCIEEAFCIQDREIALDFIGKRGNGNMGQNRMNRIRAAKDLLQKEMLPHISQTEGCETRKAFFLGYMVNKLLQCALGRRDTDDRDHFGKKRLDLAGPLLAKLFRGVVRRMTQDLMGYMKRCLDTNKHFTLALGIKANTLTNALKYSLATGNWGDQKKAMSSTAGVSQVLNRYTFASTLSHLRRTNTPIGRDGKLAKPRQLHNTHWGLVCPAETPEGQACGLVKNLSLMCYVSVGTPADPIVDFMTARGMDVLEEYEPLRAPNATKVFVNGTWVGVHNDPKQLVTLVQDLRRKNVISFEVSLVRDIREREFKIFSDAGRVMRPLFTVEQEEKGNHGVEKGQLILNKDHIARLQRDKELGKYHPDYWGWQGLLKSGAIEYLDAEEEETTMICMTPQDLDDFRMTKLGFHIETTSGQGNNRIRTKVNKTTHMYTHCEIHPAMLLGICASIIPFPDHNQSPRNTYQSAMGKQAMGFFLTNYSRRMDTMANILYYPQKPLATTRSMEFLKFRELPAGQNAIVAILCYSGYNQEDSVVMNQSSIDRGIFRSLFFRSYTDCEKRVGINIVEMFEKPTRGDTLRLKHGTYDKLDADGIIAPGIRVSGEDIIIGKTSPINPDNAELGQRQQQHVKRDASTPLRSTESGIVDSVVLTTNQDGMRYVKVRVRTTKIPQIGDKFASRHGQKGTIGLTYRMEDMPFTAEGITPDIIINPHAIPSRMTIAHLVECLLSKVATLKGLEGDATPFTDVTVDSVSDLLREQGYQSRGFEILYHGHTGRKLRAQCFFGPTYYQRLRHMVDDKIHARARGPVQIMTRQPVEGRARDGGLRFGEMERDCMIAHGAASFLKERLFEVSDAYRVHICEICGLMTPIANLTKQSFECRPCKNKTKIAQVHMPYAAKLLFQELMSMGIASRMFTSRSGISVR, translated from the exons ATGGCTGATTACGCGACCCAGAGTCAGTCGTATGGCGGCTACGGCGACGAGTTCGACGATGACAACAACTACGAAAATGGCGACGAGTTGGGCGTCGATCAGGACGAGGCCGCCATCACACCGGAGGACTGCTGGGATGTCATCTCGGCCTACTTTGATATGAAGGGTCTGGTGTCGCAACAGATTGATTCTTTTGATGAAttcaccagcagcaccatccAGTCTCTCGTCGACGAATATGCCGATCTCACACTCGACCATCCCAATCCCGGTGACGACCAGGGCAGAGATATCGCCCTGCGGAGATACGACATTCATTTCGGCAACGTCATGATCTCGAAGCCCACCCTCACCGAAATTTCAGGCGAGACAACCAGCCTCTTGCCCTACGAGTGCCGCGACCGTAACCTCACATACTCTGCGCCCATGTACTGCAAGGTTTCCAAGCGCGCCCGTGTTGCCATCAACGAGCCCGTTCCACTAAACGAGCTGGACGATGAGCAGCACGAGCTTATGCGGGAGACGGGCGAGCACCCGATGACGATtcgatgggaggaggaagagagcgaCATGCCTGGAGAGGGCTCCAAGGGGGAGAACGATAGGGGCGATCTCATTTTCCTCGGCAAGCTTCCCGTCATGGTCAAGTCGCAAATCTGCCACTTGTacggcgaggacgacgagtCGCTCTTTGTGCTCAACGAGTGCCCTTACGACCAGGGTGGTTACTTTATCATCAACGGTTCCGAGAAGGTCTTGATCGCCCAGGAGCGATCGGCGGCCAACATTGTCCAAGTCTTCAAGAAGCCACCAGGAGGTAGTGTCTCGTACCAGGCTGAGATCAGGAGTGCTCTTGAAAAGGGCTCTCGTCTGATTTCGTCGCTGCAAATGAAGTTGCACACCAAGGCATCCAACGAGAAGGGCAGATTGGCCAATACCGTGAGCGTTACTCTGCCTTACGTCCGTGAGGacgtctccctcgccatcgtcTTCCGTGCTCTTGGCATTGTGTCCGACGAGGATATCCTGAACCACATTTGCTACGATCGGAAGGACACACAGATGCTCGAGGCTTTGCGGCCTTGCATCGAGGAGGCTTTCTGCATCCAGGACCGAGAAATCGCTCTGGACTTTATCGGCAAGCGTGGCAACGGGAATATGGGTCAGAACCGCATGAACCGCATCAGGGCCGCGAAGGATCTTCTTCAGAAGGAGATGTTGCCCCACATCTCACAGACAGAAGGTTGTGAAACGAGgaaagccttcttcttgggctaCATGGTCAACAAGCTTCTCCAATGCGCGCTCGGTCGCAGGGATACTGACGACCGTGATCACTTTGgcaagaagaggttggatcTGGCTGGTCCGCTTTTGGCCAAGCTCTTCCGTGGCGTTGTTCGTCGCATGACACAGGATCTCATGGGGTACATGAAGCGCTGCCTCGATACCAACAAGCATTTCACTCTGGCCCTCGGCATCAAGGCCAACACATTGACAAACGCTCTCAAGTACTCGTTGGCCACCGGGAACTGGGGTGATCAGAAGAAGGCCATGAGCTCCACGGCTGGTGTGTCACAGGTGTTGAACCGTTATACCTTTGCCTCCACGCTGTCCCATTTGAGACGTACCAATACGCCCATCGGGCGTGACGGCAAGCTTGCCAAACCCAGACAGCTTCACAACACCCATTGGGGTTTGGTCTGCCCAGCCGAGACGCCCGAGGGACAGGCTTGCGGTCTGGTCAAGAACTTGTCTCTGATGTGCTACGTGAGTGTGGGTACTCCGGCTGACCCAATCGTCGACTTCATGACGGCCCGCGGCATGGATGTCTTGGAGGAGTACGAGCCGCTTCGTGCGCCCAACGCGACCAAGGTGTTTGTGAACGGCACATGGGTGGGTGTGCACAACGACCCCAAGCAGCTCGTCACGTTGGTACAAGATCTGAGGCGGAAGAATGTCATCAGTTTCGAAGTGTCCCTTGTTCGGGACATTCGCGAGCGCGAGTTCAAGATCTTCTCTGATGCCGGCCGTGTCATGAGACCGCTCTTCACTGTtgagcaagaggagaagggcaaCCACGGCGTAGAAAAAGGGCAACTTATTCTCAACAAGGACCACATTGCCAGGCTCCAAAGGGACAAGGAACTTGGCAAGTATCACCCGGACTACTGGGGTTGGCAAGGTCTCCTTAAGTCGGGGGCCATTGAATACCTggacgccgaggaggaagaaaccACCATGATCTGCATGACCCCTCAGGATCTGGATGATTTCCGCATGACCAAGCTAGGATTCCATATCGAAACCACCTCTGGCCAAGGCAACAACAGGATCCGCACCAAGGTCAACAAGACGACACACATGTACACGCATTGCGAAATCCACCCCGCCATGCTTCTCGGTATCTGCGCCAGTATCATTCCGTTCCCCGACCACAACCAGTCGCCCCGTAACACATACCAGTCTGCCATGGGTAAGCAGGCCATGGGCTTCTTCCTTACCAACTATTCCCGCCGCATGGACACCATGGCCAATATTCTGTACTACCCACAAAAGCCGTTGGCTACCACGCGGTCCATGGAGTTCCTCAAGTTCCGTGAGTTGCCTGCCGGTCAGAACGCCATTGTGGCCATCCTCTGTTATTCTGGCTACAACCAGGAAGATTCCGTCGTCATGAACCAGAGCAGCATTGATCGCGGCATCTTCCGCAGTCTGTTCTTCCGTTCCTACACGGACTGCGAGAAGCGGGTGGGTATCAACATTGTGGAGATGTTTGAGAAGCCAACCCGCGGTGACACGTTGAGGTTGAAACACGGGACGTACGACAAACTGGATGCTGACGGAATCATTGCTCCTGGCATCCGTGTGTCGGGCgaagacatcatcatcggaaAGACGTCGCCCATCAACCCTGACAATGCCGAACTcgggcagcggcagcagcagcatgtcAAGCGTGATGCGTCGACGCCTCTTCGCAGCACCGAGAGTGGTATTGTGGACTCGGTCGTGCTCACGACCAACCAAGACGGCATGCGCTACGTCAAGGTCAGGGTGCGGACAACCAAGATTCCTCAGATTGGCGACAAGTTTGCGTCTCGCCACGGGCAAAAAGGTACCATTGGACTCACCTATCGGATGGAAGACATGCCCTTTACGGCCGAAGGCATCACgccagacatcatcatcaacccccacgcCATTCCGTCCCGTATGACCATTGCCCATTTGGTCGAGTGTCTGCTCTCCAAGGTGGCCACACTTAAGGGCCTGGAAGGCGACGCCACCCCCTTTACGGACGTGACGGTCGACTCAGTCTCTGACCTGCTCCGCGAGCAGGGGTACCAGTCTCGTGGCTTCGAGATCCTGTACCACGGCCACACTGGACGCAAGCTCCGGGCCCAGTGCTTCTTTGGTCCCACCTACTACCAGCGTCTCAGACACATGGTGGACGACAAGATCCACGCGCGTGCTCGTGGACCGGTCCAGATCATGACCCGTCAGCCGGTTGAGGGTCGTGCCAGAGACGGCGGTCTCCGTTTCGGAGAAATGGAACGTGATTGTATGATTGCCCACGGCGCCGCATCGTTCTTGAAGGAGCGTCTGTTTGAGGTGTCTGATGCGTACCGCGTGCACATTTGCGAGATTTGCGGGTTGATGACGCCTATCGC GAACCTCACCAAGCAATCCTTCGAATGCCGGCCTTGCAagaacaagaccaagatTGCGCAGGTACACATGCCGTACGCAGCCAAGCTGCTTTTCCAGGAGCTCATGTCGATGGGCATTGCCTCGCGCATGTTTACCAGCAGGTCGGGTATCTCGGTCCGCTAG
- a CDS encoding hypothetical protein (EggNog:ENOG503P45X), whose protein sequence is MSLTGTNDAPLPSALLGRRMENSSLRPCTIIPFYTSPNDLPPHLPKVRSSGFTKIEPLGVQTVHVTYESSPGDTKHKVAGFTTAFVPGDTVLDNFNRTIDHLNLKLGIVHRDITTWNLLINPETDDLQIFDFNMGAKLTWEGDNDHLNTFGYDEDRNDVKLAVFAVYEIITSGISYREENELEDLDVAQVLDQEEWEQHPDVQLEEGVPVSEYRRVLMEWVSSRKKDREGNYVL, encoded by the exons ATGTCATTGACTGGGACCAATGACGCACCATTACCGTCTGCACTTctgggaagaaggatggagaATTCATCTTTGAGGCCCTG caccatcatccccttctACACTTCACCAAACgacctcccaccacaccttCCAAAGGTTCGGAGCTCAGGATTCACTAAAATTGAACCACTTGGAGTTCAGACCGTCCACGTCACGTACGAATCCTCACCGGGCGACACGAAACAT AAGGTCGCGGGATTTACCACTGCTTTTGTTCCCGGGGACACCGTTCTGGACAACTTCAATCGG ACCATCGACCATCTCAATCTTAAACTCGGTATCGTCCACCgcgacatcaccacctggaacctcctcatcaatcCAGAAACAGACGACCTCCAGATCTTTGACTTCAACATGGGCGCCAAGCTTACCTGGGAAGGCGACAATgaccacctcaacaccttTGGCTACGACGAAGACCGCAACGACGTCAAGCTCGCCGTTTTCGCCGTGTATGAAATTATCACGAGTGGCATTTCCTACCGCGAGGAAAACGAGCTGGAAGATCTAGATGTCGCCCAAGTACTGGATCAAGAAGAGTGGGAGCAACATCCCGATGTGcagcttgaggagggggtacCTGTGTCCGAATATCGACGTGTTCTTATGGAGTGGGTCAGTTCTCGGAAAAAAGACCGAGAAGGAAACTACGTTCTATAA
- a CDS encoding hypothetical protein (COG:S; EggNog:ENOG503P47M): MDNPPSLMPFLIIIIITFISFTNHPTINTSDSNASTLTLQITSVFTLSIKMHSSTLFITLTTALGLVSAAPTDKTYNPTKTSAAPRTTHTVIAGRGGRLIFDPDNVVAEVGSIVEFHFNPLNHSVVESSFDTPCQPKDADSFFSGFFPVREGQSDEVFQIEVKDTRPIWFYCAQNNNAHCQSGMTGVINQNFDRQEFSLRAHKELAAEVEGPSGVQGAIQGGWRIPNPNPLGGF, translated from the coding sequence ATGGACAATCCGCCTTCGCTGATGCcttttctcatcatcatcatcatcaccttcatCAGCTTCACCAACCATCCAACCATCAACACATCTGACTCAAACGCTTCCACTCTTACTCTCCAGATAACATCAGTCTTCACTCTATCCATCAAAATGCACTCCTCAactctcttcatcaccctcaccaccgccctcggcctcgtcTCCGCCGCTCCCACAGACAAGACCTACAACCCCACAAAAacctccgccgccccccGCACAACTCACACCGTCATCGCCGGCCGCGGCGGCCGTCTAATCTTTGACCCCGACAACGTAGTCGCCGAAGTCGGCTCCATAGTCGAATTCCACTTCAACCCCCTGAACCACTCCGTCGTCGAGTCCTCCTTTGACACGCCCTGCCAGCCCAAAGACGCCGactccttcttcagcggCTTCTTCCCCGTCCGCGAGGGACAGAGCGACGAGGTGTTCCAGATTGAGGTCAAGGACACCCGCCCGATCTGGTTCTACTGCGCTCAAAACAACAACGCTCACTGCCAGTCGGGTATGACTGGGGTTATCAACCAGAATTTTGACCGCCAGGAGTTTTCGCTGAGGGCGCATAAGGAGTTGGCTGCTGAGGTGGAGGGGCCTAGTGGTGTGCAGGGGGCCATTCaggggggatggaggattcctaaccctaacccgttGGGGGGCTTTTAG
- a CDS encoding hypothetical protein (MEROPS:MER0001056; COG:E; EggNog:ENOG503NWJF), translating into MVSEKMAFLEPSTPQELPTTHHNQNHKQFNCRRRFLRGFLFASLGLTVLHVCSRTTPAVITNPVEPAKSDVCLTPACIHASSEILYNLSPNFKELDPCTDFEELVCGGWRERHDLRPDQGDAFTGTIMSENSQLLLRHILEAPYPKSSKHSYFSPMQLDSTSLSADEENFNKLTDAYKACLDEPTIKELGIAPLAKIVEQVQQSFPVSDSSSGNALSETILLLSRYGVSGLVSSGTGADDADPDVVAVSVAPPWRIGLPSKERYDDDALVKKYQGVVVDVLSQLGPKENKDVLAAVVDFEKKLAAASPSTEERQDVTKYYNPMSLKDASELVPKIDLDHIISTLASKNKVERLIVASPKYLKELQKILDETDPAIVQNYFVWKVVQAFYSYVDSPVVKPYKGFVNELAGKDPNSAPERWRTCVNHVDDGLGWILSRFFVEKAFSAEAKKFGDLIVSDIKDEFVKKLKATEWMDDDTTKKAIEKVHNIVQKIGYPTKSPDIMDPDNLASYYKTVNISSETFFSNSLSVIAFAVADEWSTLGKPVDRDQWGMTVPTVNAYYNPPGNEIVFPAGIMQFPVFDVDVPAYISYGAFGSVAGHELSHAFDSTGRHYDQNGNYTDWWSDGTVKAFEERTKCFIEQYGNFSIPGPDDKPLHVNGRLTLGENIADAGGLSASFQAWKRRSAQKPNAHLPGLEHFTQSQLFFVSYSNWWCGKSRRDTAINRIYTDPHAPKWARILGTMANSREFRESFQCKSKKPTCELW; encoded by the exons ATGGTCTCGGAGAAGATGGCTTTCCTGGAGCCCAGCACTCCCCAGGAGCTCCCTACTactcaccacaaccaaaaTCACAAACAGTTCAATTGCCGTCGCCGGTTCCTACGCGGTTTCCTTTTCGCCTCTCTTGGTTTGACGGTCTTGCACGTCTGCTCGAGGACCACACCGGCTGTCATCACGAATCCGGTGGAGCCCGCCAAGAGCGACGTCTGCTTGACGCCGGCATGCATCCACGCTTCTTCCGAGATCTTGTACAATTTGTCCCCAAACTTCAAGGAACTTGACCCATGTACCGACTTTGAGGAGCTCGTCTGTGGGGGCTGGAGAGAGCGTCATGATCTCCGACCCGACCAGGGCGATGCCTTCACTGGCACCATCATGTCCGAAAATTcacagctcctcctccgtcacaTCCTCGAGGCCCCATATCCGAAGTCCTCCAAACACTCCTACTTCTCCCCAATGCAGCTTGACTCGACCAGCCTTTCTGCTGATGAGGAAAACTTCAACAAACTGACCGATGCCTACAAGGCCTGTTTGGATGAACCCACCATCAAGGAGCTTGGCATTGCTCCCCTCGCCAAGATTGTTGAACAGGTCCAGCAGTCGTTCCCTGTTTCCGACAGCTCATCAGGCAACGCCCTCAGCGAAactatcctcctcttgtccAGGTATGGGGTTTCTGGGCTCGTTTCTTCTGGCACGGGGGCTGACGATGCCGATCcggatgttgttgctgtctctGTCGCGCCACCCTGGAGGATCGGCCTTCCATCCAAGGAGCGTTACGACGATGATGCCCTGGTGAAGAAGTACCAGGgcgtcgttgttgatgtacTCTCCCAGCTCGGCCCCAAAGAGAACAAGGACGTACTCGCTGCCGTTGTCGATTTTGAGAAGAAACTTGCTGCCGCTTCGCCATCGACCGAGGAGCGGCAGGACGTCACT AAATACTACAATCCAATGTCGCTGAAGGACGCATCGGAACTGGTGCCAAAGATCGACCTCGAtcacatcatctccaccctcgctTCCAAGAACAAGGTTGAGCGTTTGATTGTGGCTTCACCCAAGTATCTTAAGGAGCTACAGAAGATCCTCGACGAAACCGACCCCGCCATTGTGCAAAACTATTTTGTGTGGAAGGTTGTCCAGGCTTTCTACTCGTATGTGGACTCTCCTGTAGTGAAGCCGTACAAGGGTTTCGTCAATGAGCTCGCAGGAAAGGACCCCAACTCTGCCCCCGAACGCTGGCGCACCTGTGTCAACCACGTCGACGACGGACTTGGTTGGATCTTGTCTCGCTTCTTCGTCGAGAAGGCCTTCTCGGCGGAAGCCAAGAAGTTTGGTGACCTGATTGTCTCCGACATCAAGGACGAGTttgtcaagaagctcaaggctACCGAGTGGATGGACGACGACACGACCAAGAAAGCCATTGAGAAGGTCCACAATATTGTGCAAAAGATCGGCTACCCAACCAAGAGCCCCGACATCATGGATCCCGATAACCTGGCCTCTTACTACAAAACTGTCAATATCAGCTCCGAGACTTTCTTCTCCAATTCTCTTTCGGTCATTGCCTTTGCCGTCGCCGATGAGTGGTCAACACTGGGCAAGCCCGTGGATCGGGATCAATGGGGCATGACGGTCCCCACGGTCAACGCCTACTACAACCCCCCTGGAAACGAGATTGTGTTCCCCGCTGGTATCATGCAGTTTCCAGTCTTTGACGTTGATGTTCCCGCCTACATCTCGTACGGTGCCTTTGGCTCCGTCGCAGGACACGAACTTTCACACGCGTTTGACTCGACCGGCCGCCACTATGATCAAAACGGTAACTACACTGACTGGTGGTCTGACGGAACTGTCAAGGCATTTGAAGAACGTACCAAATGTTTCATCGAGCAGTACGGCAACTTCAGCATTCCCGGTCCTGACGACAAGCCTCTTCACGTCAACGGTCGACTCACACTGGGCGAGAACATTGCCGATGCTGGCGGCCTCTCGGCATCTTTCCAGGCCTGGAAGCGCCGCTCCGCCCAAAAGCCCAACGCTCACCTCCCTGGCCTGGAGCATTTCACACAAAGCCAACTTTTCTTTGTCAGTTACTCCAACTGGTGGTGCGGCAAGTCGCGTCGTGACACTGCCATTAATCGCATATATACCGATCCCCATGCGCCAAAGTGGGCGAGGATCCTGGGGACCATGGCAAACAGCCGGGAGTTCAGGGAGAGCTTCCAGTgcaagagcaagaagccCACCTGTGAGCTTTGGTAA
- a CDS encoding Endoglucanase 5A (COG:O; CAZy:GH45; EggNog:ENOG503P08U), with protein sequence MRSSAVLQTSLLAVLPLAVQAQGTSGSGKSTRYWDCCKPSCAWPGKAAVNRPVFACDANFQRISDSGVASGCNGGSAYSCADHSAWAINDNLSYGFAATALSGESEASWCCACYELTFTDGPVAGKKMVVQSTSTGGDLGSNHFDLNIPGGGVGLFDGCKPQFGGLPGATYGGISDRSQCASFPDALKPGCNWRFDWFKNADNPSFTFRQVQCPSELTARSGCKRDDDSRFPVFSPPGGGSQPQPQPTSSAAQNPNPTPSAAPGGCRAAKYAQCGGQGFTGCTTCEAGSTCTASNQWYSQCL encoded by the exons ATGCGTTCCTCAGCTGTTCTTCAGACTTCTCTCCTTGCTGTCCTGCCTCTTGCCGTTCAGGCTCAGGGCACCTCTGGGTCTGGCAAGTCTACCAGATACTGGGACTGCTGCAAGCCATCATGTGCCTGGCCAGGTAAGGCGGCGGTCAACAGACCCGTCTTTGCCTGTGACGCCAACTTTCAGCGCATTTCCGACTCTGGTGTTGCCTCTGGCTGCAATGGTGGCTCTGCCTACTCGTGCGCTGACCACAGTGCCTGGGCCATCAACGACAACCTCTCCTATGGCTTCGCTGCCACTGCTCTGAGCGGGGAATCCGAAGCTTCTTGGTGCTGTGCCTGTTACGA ACTCACCTTCACCGACGGCCCCGTCGCCGGCAAGAAAATGGTCGTCCAgtccacctccaccggcgGCGACCTCGGAAGCAACCACTTCGACCTCAACatccccggcggcggcgtcggcCTTTTCGACGGCTGCAAGCCCCAATTCGGCGGCCTCCCCGGCGCCACCTACGGCGGTATCTCCGACCGCAGCCAGTGCGCCTCGTTCCCCGACGCCCTCAAGCCCGGGTGCAACTGGAGGTTTGACTGGTTCAAGAACGCGGATAACCCGTCGTTTACCTTCAGACAAGTCCAGTGCCCGTCTGAGTTGACGGCGAGGAGTGGGTGCAAGCGGGATGACGATTCCCGGTTCCCGGTATTTTCTCCCCCGGGAGGCGGcagccagccccagcctCAGCCGACTAGCAGTGCGGCGCAGAACCCGAACCCGACTCCTAGCGCGGCGCCGGGTGGGTGCAGGGCTGCGAAGTATGCGCAGTGTGGTGGGCAGGGGTTTACGGGGTGCACTACTTGTGAGGCGGGGAGCACTTGCACTGCTAGCAATCAGTGGTATTCCCAGTGCCTATAA
- a CDS encoding hypothetical protein (EggNog:ENOG503PYGZ): MMFNPTTIFTAILGATFLVAPAIAAPAEEVAAPLAKRVWLSNIDVQAACKEQYTNQYVAIDNGNGCGAWQCVINNNRYSVNMDSYCVRHHGGEAYASCGGGTKWDWQCHDRS; the protein is encoded by the coding sequence ATGATgttcaaccccaccaccatcttcaccgccatcctcggcgCCACATTCCTCGTCGCTCCGGCCATCGCCGcgccggcggaggaggtcgctGCCCCTCTCGCAAAGAGAGTCTGGCTCAGCAACATCGACGTCCAGGCTGCCTGCAAGGAGCAGTACACCAACCAGTACGTCGCCATTGACAACGGCAACGGGTGCGGTGCCTGGCAGTGCgtgatcaacaacaaccgatACAGCGTCAACATGGACAGCTACTGCGTCCGCCACCACGGTGGTGAGGCCTATGCCAGCTGCGGCGGTGGCACCAAGTGGGACTGGCAGTGCCATGACCGCTCTTGA